One Triticum dicoccoides isolate Atlit2015 ecotype Zavitan chromosome 4B, WEW_v2.0, whole genome shotgun sequence genomic window carries:
- the LOC119293897 gene encoding fibroin heavy chain-like isoform X2, which translates to MAKISSSTVVLLVFLVSSWGALPVLSRGGMEDGGGGIGANIGLQKSIGANVGVGANGGAGAGAGAGIGANVGVGANIGANAGLGAGANGNGGAGLGVGAHKSIGANVGVGANGGAGAGAGAGVGAGLGANVGIGANVGANAGLGGGAGANGGAGAGAGLGANVGIGANVGANAGLGVGAHKGIGAGVGK; encoded by the exons ATGGCGAAGATTTCTAGTAGCACCGTCGTTCTCCTGGTGTTTCTCGTCTCGTCGTGGGGGGCATTGCCGGTGTTGTCCCGTGGAGggatggaggatggaggaggcgG TATCGGTGCTAATATTGGGCTTCAAAAGTCTATCGGTGCTAATGTTGGTGTTGGTGCGAAtggaggcgccggtgctggtgctggtgctggcATTGGAGCAAATGTAGGTGTTGGAGCAAATATAGGTGCCAATGCTGGTCTTGGTGCCGGTGCAAATGGAAACGGTGGTGCTGGTCTTGGTGTCGGTGCACATAAATCTATTGGTGCTAATGTTGGTGTTGGTGCGAATGGAGGCGCTGGTGCTGGTGCCGGTGCTGGTGTTGGTGCTGGCCTTGGAGCAAATGTAGGTATTGGAGCAAATGTAG GTGCCAATGCTGGTCTTGGTGGCGGTGCCGGTGCAAAcggtggtgctggtgctggtgctggcCTTGGAGCAAATGTAGGCATTGGAGCAAATGTAGGTGCCAATGCCGGTCTTGGTGTCGGTGCACATAAAGGTATTGGTGCTGGTGTTGGCAAATGA
- the LOC119293897 gene encoding fibroin heavy chain-like isoform X1: MAKISSSTVVLLVFLVSSWGALPVLSRGGMEDGGGGIGANIGLQKSIGANVGVGANGGAGAGAGAGIGANVGVGANIGANAGLGAGANGNGGAGLGVGAHKSIGANVGVGANGGAGAGAGAGVGAGLGANVGIGANVGANAGLGAGAGAHKGIGAGVGAGLGANVGIGANVGANAGLGGGAGANGGAGAGAGLGANVGIGANVGANAGLGVGAHKGIGAGVGK; the protein is encoded by the exons ATGGCGAAGATTTCTAGTAGCACCGTCGTTCTCCTGGTGTTTCTCGTCTCGTCGTGGGGGGCATTGCCGGTGTTGTCCCGTGGAGggatggaggatggaggaggcgG TATCGGTGCTAATATTGGGCTTCAAAAGTCTATCGGTGCTAATGTTGGTGTTGGTGCGAAtggaggcgccggtgctggtgctggtgctggcATTGGAGCAAATGTAGGTGTTGGAGCAAATATAGGTGCCAATGCTGGTCTTGGTGCCGGTGCAAATGGAAACGGTGGTGCTGGTCTTGGTGTCGGTGCACATAAATCTATTGGTGCTAATGTTGGTGTTGGTGCGAATGGAGGCGCTGGTGCTGGTGCCGGTGCTGGTGTTGGTGCTGGCCTTGGAGCAAATGTAGGTATTGGAGCAAATGTAG GTGCCAATGCCGGTCTTGGTGCCGGTGCCGGTGCACATAAAGGTATTGGTGCTGGTGTTGGTGCTGGCCTTGGAGCAAATGTAGGTATTGGAGCAAACGTAGGTGCCAATGCTGGTCTTGGTGGCGGTGCCGGTGCAAAcggtggtgctggtgctggtgctggcCTTGGAGCAAATGTAGGCATTGGAGCAAATGTAGGTGCCAATGCCGGTCTTGGTGTCGGTGCACATAAAGGTATTGGTGCTGGTGTTGGCAAATGA